The following are encoded in a window of Mycoplasmopsis verecunda genomic DNA:
- a CDS encoding chromate transporter has translation MEKVKEKDNRKAGFWEVFIFILKVTIIGFGGGNALMPVIQREAVGKKKWLSEEEFDDIVIVTNMLPGASVIQTLSYIAVSLLGKVKGTILTLLAIIPHVLLAFTFLVVLTKYFPPEYLKIISVGVLVAIIAFLINFGVRYAKQAHKTMSTPLWILIFLFSAGYSLFIPAPYNLPVVAIVVVIAIYSFWYLLTKKKKAKLSQKQKEEEQVKICEIGKEELIESNLETNMQCTIKHNTYNNINLEDKWWHLL, from the coding sequence ATGGAAAAAGTTAAAGAAAAAGACAATAGAAAGGCTGGATTTTGAGAGGTTTTTATATTTATTTTAAAAGTAACCATTATTGGTTTTGGTGGTGGTAATGCTTTAATGCCTGTTATTCAGCGTGAGGCTGTAGGAAAGAAGAAATGATTAAGCGAAGAAGAATTTGATGATATTGTAATTGTTACTAATATGCTTCCTGGTGCTTCAGTTATTCAAACTCTTTCTTATATAGCAGTTAGTTTACTAGGAAAAGTAAAAGGTACTATTTTAACATTACTGGCAATTATTCCTCATGTATTATTGGCTTTTACTTTCTTAGTTGTTTTAACTAAATACTTTCCGCCTGAATACTTAAAAATAATTTCAGTTGGTGTGCTAGTAGCAATTATTGCATTTTTAATAAATTTTGGTGTTAGATATGCTAAACAAGCTCATAAAACTATGTCTACTCCACTATGAATTTTAATATTCTTATTTTCAGCTGGTTATTCATTATTTATACCTGCTCCTTATAACTTACCAGTTGTTGCAATAGTAGTAGTTATTGCTATTTATTCATTTTGATACTTATTAACTAAAAAGAAAAAAGCAAAATTAAGTCAAAAACAAAAGGAAGAAGAACAAGTAAAAATATGTGAAATAGGTAAAGAAGAATTAATTGAATCAAATTTAGAAACAAATATGCAATGTACTATAAAGCATAATACTTATAATAATATTAATTTGGAGGATAAATGATGACACCTATTATAG